A genomic window from Acidobacteriota bacterium includes:
- a CDS encoding MFS transporter codes for MQAADALDPTPRSILDRIGIHPPLAWGYVGLFLFMIGDGIELGYLSRYLIDQGIADKDGAAWVFTAYGLTTAIAAWLSGALSDLLSPRRVMAIGLAIWVAFEVAFLVLGLGPGNFPLIMAMYALRGFGYPLFAFGFLVWISVAAPRHRLGTSMGWFWFAFTGGLLALSPRVADVAIATVGRFETLWLSLGIVIVGGLVALLGLREPTGAQRLAGPGARPLQTLLSSISIAGRHPKTLVGCIVRMINTTAQQGFVVFMPVWLAEIGFAEGDWLRILSYMFISNVIWNLLFGIIGDRLGWRQTVAFCGGVGCTATTLLLYYAALSGPANYWLVVLAAVLYGATLAGYVPLSALMPSLAPESKGAAMSLLNLGAGASNWLGPGILSLFWKSHGVGVVMWIYAGLYLVSAVMALFLTLPKDEGVTA; via the coding sequence ATGCAGGCTGCAGACGCGCTCGACCCGACTCCGCGATCGATCCTCGATCGCATCGGCATCCATCCACCGCTCGCATGGGGATACGTGGGCCTGTTCCTGTTCATGATCGGGGACGGCATCGAACTCGGCTATCTCTCCAGGTACCTCATCGATCAGGGCATCGCCGACAAGGATGGTGCGGCGTGGGTCTTCACCGCCTACGGCCTCACGACGGCCATCGCGGCGTGGCTCTCGGGCGCGCTCTCCGACCTCCTGAGCCCGCGCAGGGTGATGGCGATCGGCCTCGCCATCTGGGTGGCGTTCGAGGTGGCGTTTCTCGTGCTCGGCCTCGGGCCCGGCAACTTCCCCCTGATCATGGCCATGTACGCGCTGCGTGGCTTCGGGTATCCGCTGTTCGCGTTCGGATTCCTGGTCTGGATCTCCGTGGCGGCGCCGCGACACCGGCTGGGGACGTCGATGGGATGGTTCTGGTTCGCGTTCACGGGCGGCCTGCTGGCGCTCAGTCCCCGCGTCGCCGACGTGGCGATCGCGACCGTCGGCAGGTTCGAAACGCTGTGGCTGTCGCTGGGGATCGTGATCGTCGGCGGGCTCGTCGCGCTTCTCGGCCTTCGAGAGCCGACGGGCGCGCAGCGTCTGGCGGGGCCTGGCGCACGCCCACTCCAGACGCTGCTCTCCAGCATCTCGATCGCGGGGCGTCATCCGAAGACGCTGGTCGGATGCATCGTCCGCATGATCAACACGACGGCGCAGCAGGGATTCGTCGTCTTCATGCCGGTGTGGCTGGCCGAGATCGGGTTCGCCGAAGGCGACTGGCTCCGCATCCTCAGTTACATGTTCATCAGCAACGTGATCTGGAACCTGTTGTTCGGCATCATCGGCGACAGACTGGGCTGGCGGCAGACGGTGGCCTTCTGCGGCGGCGTTGGCTGCACGGCGACGACGCTATTGCTCTATTACGCCGCACTCAGCGGCCCGGCCAACTACTGGCTCGTCGTGCTGGCCGCGGTGCTGTACGGCGCCACGCTGGCCGGGTACGTCCCGCTGTCGGCGCTGATGCCGTCGCTCGCCCCTGAGAGCAAGGGCGCAGCGATGTCGCTGCTCAACCTCGGGGCCGGCGCGTCGAACTGGCTCGGACCGGGCATCCTGTCGCTGTTCTGGAAGAGTCATGGCGTGGGCGTCGTCATGTGGATTTATGCAGGTCTGTACCTGGTCAGCGCCGTGATGGCGCTGTTCCTGACGCTGCCCAAGGATGAGGGAGTCACAGCATGA